The DNA window TCTGGTAGTCCCTTCGTCCAACTAACGTCAAGGTTGAGTCGTTGGCACAAGTCATTGATGACATGTCCCATATAAATTGTTTTACCTTTGGTTGTCCTGATGCCATACCATCATCATAGTGAGTTGCCGCAACTGGTATCAGAGCACAGTTTAAGATTAGTTGGGCTATCAGGTTTCCACTATCAGGCCACTCACAATTTATATTCACGCTCCAGATGTTCATTTCTGGGCGTGGTGGGTTTGTTAAGAGTCCCaaatcggacaatatatggtttAATAATGTGTTTATAAGTCatggcaatcctcaccctacaagtcggttttgtagggatgagttaggccaaactctaattctaagagtaaatttttttttttttttacttaaaacaaTTTGGATGTTGCTTCTTTGTGATATGTATTTTAAGAGTCTCACATTAGATACATTAGATGAGATATGATCTGTACATAAGTTCATAAGTGAGAGTGGTTTTCACCTTGTAAGACGGTTCGTAAGGTTGACTTAAGCTCAACTTGAATTCTAAATGTGCTCAATATGGATCATGTTATATGACTTCTAACCTGAGAATATGTAATTAAGAAGACTATGTTACATGCACTTAGGCATCCATTTATAACAGTGAATCCCAACTTTGGCATCAGTTGTGTAACTGGTCTTGCAATTAACCAGTGATCATCTTATGCTATGTTGTAAAACCGCATCGTCTCTTCCACTTAATGTTTACAGCTTTCCGGTCTATTTATGATGTATTGCATTGTTAGAACTTTTTCAACTCATAAGTGTTATTTGTCAATATAATTTCTAATTCATCTTTTTACAGGGTATCATTGGGTTCGAAACTGAATACGGAACTATTCATATCAAAGTAAGTGCTCTTGATTTTGAAATGATTAAAATCTAAATGCTTTTATGTTGTATACGAAGCCATATTATTTCCCTCATGTTTTCACCAGATGATTATGCAGTACTTCAGAATTTTAATCGATAGTTGTGATGTATTGAACCATGCTGCTTTATATTTCAATCACTTCGTTGCCATGAGTTAAAAATATGTTTAATGCTGGATATTCTTTATTTGATGCAGCTTTTCCCTGACTGTGCTCCACACACAGTTGCCTATATTTTAGAACTATTGCCTTTGCACCATTGTGCTGGATGCGAATTATACCGTGCAGAGAGCCGAGGTCAATCATGGGATTCGGAAGGAAACCATATAAAAAATGTAAGATACACTATATCACTCTACAACTATCGATATTTCATATTGATGACGTGCCTAATGTCTAACATGTGTTGGTGACCGACACGACACTGACACGTGTATTTACACTCAATCACTTAGTTTCTCAAATTATCATCAGTGTCTACGCGTCAGTGTCATATTTAGTGTTTGTATCTAATAGTAAATGACTTGTTATTTTGCAGGCTGGTTTTGGTCCCCCGTATGCGTTAATTCAAGGGACATTAGAAGCACAGGGCACACCATTCCATAAACTTCCTTTAGAAGATTGTCCACTCTTAAAAAGAGGCTCAGTTGCTTTGATTGGTTCTGGTCCAGAATTCTTTATTAGCTTAGTTGATCATTCAGAATGGAAACAAGAATACACTGTTTTCGGCTCTGTTCTTCCAGAAGACATGAATGTTGCTGAGAAAATCGCTGCACTCCCCACCGTACCTGATGTTTGGAACAATGTTAACGTAACGGTTTTGAAAAAACCTGTTCCTTTCTTGCTCAAAAGAATCAATAAAAGCAGCCAAGATTGAAAATTTGCGACAGTGTGTTGGTTGGTGGTTGAAGGTTTCAATTCTTTTTTGTTCCAAAGCTTCATAGTATTCCAATCTGTTACTAAAACGGTTCtgtaatttttttacttttttttataaatttattttcactttattatatttttgttacTTGTTTGGGTCGGATGAACATTTTCTGATTTCAAGTAAAGAGCTTGAATTTGAGAACAGGATATGAGAGCAGAAACTTGAAGCTTTATGTGATGGATGGATTAGTATCGACGAAAGATTAAATCAACATTTTATTCTCTGAAATTGTTAAAGTAATATCAGTTTGGTCCCCCAAACAATGCTATATAGTAAATACACACATATAGTGATAGGACTCTTAGTCTAATGAGAGTTCGTtagaatattttcttaattttagGGAATTTCGGTTATAAGAGTAGAGAGGAAAGGAAAGTTCAGATTTATTCAAAATGTTTGTCAGAAAGTTGAGAGTTACTCTCTGATTTAGGAGCAATTATGTTCTGGTTTAGGAGTTCATACTTTTTGGTTTCTCTCATTGGTCCAACCTACCGATCGAGGTGTTAGCATTTGTGTTATTCGAGATGATTGAGGAAGAAGAAGTGTAAGAAGCAAAAATGGCGGAGAGAATTGACACAATTGAAGCAAGAATGGGAAGGTTTAAGGAATCAGTCAAATCAATTGTGGCGGAGTTCATGGTAGAACTTCGTCAATTGATGAGGGAAGAGGTGGCAGAGTGTTTGGGAGATGTGTCAATAGAAACTGATCCTGATGACAATGGTCACTTGTTGTCCAGTGATATGTTGGAAAAAGGGAAAATCAACACCCtggttcttgaggagaagaaaacAACGAGTATGAAGGAGTCAC is part of the Vicia villosa cultivar HV-30 ecotype Madison, WI linkage group LG2, Vvil1.0, whole genome shotgun sequence genome and encodes:
- the LOC131652338 gene encoding uncharacterized protein LOC131652338, which produces MARKSIEPNTVLANRLILLFVFLVSCGLAYVFFSAVTRSGSVSEFRTGSTSSFAIVGEKAGGGCCRGIEDLELWGSAVKWGSDFKFNTSEGCCNACKAMCTGKDGPCLCDSWVYCGNKENCGSKFGECWLKKQKDSLAPQRQDEDPFGEKITWTSGLIFGKGAGIIGFETEYGTIHIKLFPDCAPHTVAYILELLPLHHCAGCELYRAESRGQSWDSEGNHIKNAGFGPPYALIQGTLEAQGTPFHKLPLEDCPLLKRGSVALIGSGPEFFISLVDHSEWKQEYTVFGSVLPEDMNVAEKIAALPTVPDVWNNVNVTVLKKPVPFLLKRINKSSQD